The nucleotide window TATGCTCTACTTATTTATCTATTGTGTCGTAGCAATCCTATTCCTTTATACCTCTCATGTGCTTCAAGGAAATTGGTCTGATCCAATATGGGATTATCGAAAAATGTTTATATTTGCGGTAGATGCAGCAGTTATATACTAATTTTGAGATTCCATTATCATGAACAAGAATGAATATCCTTATTACTATTACTTAAAAATCAAACTTAAATTAGTTAATTAGCTAATTTACATAAAACAGCTTATCGGAAATAAAAATCAAAGGTGCTTTATGCTACCTTTGATTTTTCAATTGCACACC belongs to Priestia megaterium and includes:
- a CDS encoding UPF0715 family protein, whose product is MPYSVVAVPLQIFLNKWPKKFNMLYLFIYCVVAILFLYTSHVLQGNWSDPIWDYRKMFIFAVDAAVIY